In the Streptomyces fradiae ATCC 10745 = DSM 40063 genome, one interval contains:
- a CDS encoding pyridoxal-phosphate dependent enzyme has protein sequence MRYEHITDAIGDTPLVRIAPEVHGLRHIDLYAKLEMLNPFGSVKDRAAWRMARPHLEDARRHGRTVVELSSGNTAKALAVIAGVHGLPFRSVTNRMKVPEIKDLLLLLGAEIEELPGQAECLDPTATEDPLTRIHRMLTEDDGRYLHTDQYYNPANAEAHASGTGPEIIKDLGGTAPDWFVACVGTAGSSTGAARALRAHDPDIRVVGLVAQKGDFVPGIRDIDEVHEVGLFDPETYDALEAVSADEAIDGMLTLVRRCGILGGPTGGAAYFGAVRHLRERDAELARAGDGRRGTAVFIVCDRVESYMSYVRQRRPELLRRPPRPNSPATVTPRELAEVRSVGVEEARAWIAAERPLVVDLRGSFAFEALHIEGSVNIVDELFEELLHGGPPFGRSQPVLLVCPVGEKSATYAALLARMGHRDVRSLAGGVIAWRDAGAPMVRD, from the coding sequence ATGAGGTACGAGCACATCACCGACGCCATCGGCGACACCCCCCTCGTCCGGATAGCCCCCGAGGTGCACGGGCTGCGCCACATCGACCTGTACGCCAAGCTGGAGATGCTCAACCCGTTCGGCTCCGTCAAGGACCGCGCGGCCTGGCGGATGGCGCGCCCGCACCTGGAGGACGCCCGGCGGCACGGCCGTACCGTCGTCGAGCTGTCCAGCGGCAACACCGCCAAGGCGCTCGCCGTCATCGCCGGCGTGCACGGACTGCCGTTCCGCAGCGTCACCAACCGGATGAAGGTCCCCGAGATCAAGGACCTGCTGCTCCTGCTGGGCGCCGAGATCGAGGAGCTGCCCGGCCAGGCCGAGTGCCTCGACCCGACCGCCACCGAGGACCCGCTCACCCGCATCCACCGGATGCTCACCGAGGACGACGGCCGCTACCTCCACACCGACCAGTACTACAACCCGGCCAACGCCGAGGCCCACGCCTCCGGCACCGGTCCGGAGATCATCAAGGACCTGGGCGGGACGGCGCCCGACTGGTTCGTGGCGTGCGTGGGCACGGCCGGGTCGTCCACCGGCGCCGCCCGCGCGCTGCGCGCCCACGACCCGGACATCCGCGTGGTCGGACTGGTCGCGCAGAAGGGCGACTTCGTGCCCGGCATCCGGGACATCGACGAGGTCCACGAGGTCGGCCTGTTCGACCCGGAGACCTACGACGCGCTGGAGGCGGTCTCCGCCGACGAGGCCATCGACGGCATGCTGACGCTCGTGCGGCGCTGCGGCATCCTCGGCGGGCCGACCGGCGGCGCCGCCTACTTCGGGGCCGTGCGCCATCTGCGCGAGCGGGACGCCGAGCTGGCGCGGGCCGGGGACGGGCGGCGCGGCACGGCCGTGTTCATCGTCTGCGACCGCGTCGAGAGCTACATGAGCTACGTGCGGCAGCGCCGCCCCGAGCTGCTGCGCCGCCCGCCCCGGCCCAACTCCCCCGCCACGGTGACGCCGCGCGAGCTGGCGGAGGTGCGCTCCGTCGGGGTCGAGGAGGCACGGGCGTGGATCGCGGCGGAGCGGCCCCTCGTGGTCGACCTGCGCGGGTCCTTCGCCTTCGAGGCGCTGCACATCGAGGGGTCCGTCAACATCGTGGACGAGCTGTTCGAGGAGCTGCTGCACGGCGGGCCGCCCTTCGGCAGGTCCCAGCCGGTGCTGCTGGTCTGCCCCGTCGGCGAGAAGTCCGCCACGTACGCGGCGCTGCTCGCCCGCATGGGCCACCGGGACGTGCGCAGCCTCGCCGGCGGGGTGATCGCCTGGCGGGACGCGGGCGCGCCGATGGTGCGGGACTGA
- a CDS encoding class I SAM-dependent methyltransferase: MSRRLTPERAGEWIRRWDLQQERYACDREARFTVIADVVETAVAGVPRPLVADLGCGPGSLAARLAGRLPHAEVVGVDTDPLLLALGRAHHGAHVRFADVTIGAPGWLEGLDLGRPLDAVVSATALHYLPEPALLSVYEQVRESLRPGGVLVNGDHLFQEDPAVAALAEVVGRRHAERHGADAAEDWRGWWEAASAAPELAGPLAERARRGPGAGGDNGLTLQRHVRLLHMAGFEAAGPVWQYGPSCVLVAVRGD; the protein is encoded by the coding sequence ATGTCGCGTCGGCTGACGCCCGAGCGGGCGGGTGAGTGGATCCGCCGGTGGGACCTCCAGCAGGAGCGGTACGCCTGTGACCGGGAAGCGCGCTTCACGGTCATCGCCGACGTGGTGGAGACGGCGGTGGCGGGCGTGCCCCGGCCCCTCGTCGCCGACCTCGGCTGCGGCCCCGGCTCGCTGGCGGCCCGGCTGGCCGGGCGGCTGCCGCACGCCGAGGTGGTCGGTGTGGACACCGACCCGCTGCTGCTGGCGCTGGGCCGGGCGCACCACGGGGCGCACGTGCGGTTCGCCGACGTGACGATCGGGGCGCCCGGCTGGCTGGAGGGGCTGGACCTGGGCCGGCCGCTGGACGCGGTGGTGTCCGCGACGGCCCTGCACTACCTGCCGGAGCCGGCGCTGCTGTCGGTGTACGAGCAGGTGCGGGAGTCGCTGCGGCCGGGCGGCGTCCTCGTCAACGGCGACCACCTCTTCCAGGAGGACCCGGCGGTGGCCGCGCTCGCCGAGGTGGTGGGGCGCCGCCACGCCGAGCGGCACGGGGCCGACGCCGCCGAGGACTGGCGGGGCTGGTGGGAGGCGGCGTCGGCCGCGCCCGAACTGGCCGGGCCGCTCGCGGAACGGGCCCGGCGCGGCCCCGGCGCGGGCGGCGACAACGGGCTGACCCTCCAGCGCCACGTCCGGCTCCTGCACATGGCGGGCTTCGAGGCGGCGGGGCCCGTCTGGCAGTACGGCCCGAGCTGCGTGCTGGTGGCGGTGCGGGGGGACTGA
- a CDS encoding acyl-CoA dehydrogenase family protein encodes MAATTHTVTNQPPPLVGYDVFRADRALAEAVERHLPPDLREEAARELSGLGTTAGSVQAQSWGALANEFPPRLRTHDRYGNRVDEVDFHPAWHRLLGHAVTSGLTGAWGRSGGHVRRAAGFVVWSQTEAGHGCPLSMTHAAVPALRTDPELAAVWEPKLTSRVYEGEELLPPARKAGALLGMGMTEKQGGSDVRANTTAAKPLDAAGEYLLTGHKWFCSAPMSDGFLVLAQAPGGLTCFLVPRVLDDGTRNVFRIQRLKDKLGNRSNASAEVEFDGTWARRVGEEGRGVPTIIEMVAATRLDCVLGSAALMRQAVAQAVHHTTYRGAFGGVLADKPLMRNVLADLALESEAATVLGMRLAAAYDAVESGGRAAGGGAAESERALLRLAVPAAKYWVTKRCTPMVAEALECLGGNGYVEESGMPRLLRESPLNSIWEGSGNVQALDVLRALRREPGALDAYLREVGLARGADHRLDAAVKGLLTELADLDGIEARARRLVERMALVLQGSLLVRWAPPEVADAFCASRLGGDGGAAFGTLPHTLDLRAIVDRARPGEAPGA; translated from the coding sequence ATGGCAGCCACCACCCACACCGTGACCAACCAGCCGCCGCCCCTGGTCGGGTACGACGTGTTCCGCGCGGACCGGGCCCTGGCCGAGGCGGTGGAACGACACCTTCCGCCCGACCTGCGGGAGGAGGCCGCGCGGGAGCTGTCCGGGCTGGGCACCACCGCGGGCTCGGTGCAGGCCCAGTCCTGGGGCGCCCTCGCCAACGAGTTCCCGCCGCGGCTGCGCACCCACGACCGGTACGGCAACCGCGTCGACGAGGTCGACTTCCACCCCGCCTGGCACCGGCTCCTCGGGCACGCCGTCACCTCCGGGCTGACCGGCGCCTGGGGCCGCTCCGGCGGGCACGTGCGGCGCGCGGCCGGCTTCGTCGTCTGGTCGCAGACGGAGGCGGGGCACGGCTGCCCGCTGTCGATGACCCACGCGGCCGTGCCCGCGCTGCGCACCGACCCGGAGCTGGCCGCCGTGTGGGAGCCGAAGCTCACGTCCAGGGTGTACGAGGGCGAGGAGCTGCTGCCGCCGGCGCGGAAGGCGGGCGCCCTCCTCGGGATGGGCATGACGGAGAAGCAGGGCGGCAGCGACGTCCGCGCCAACACGACGGCCGCGAAGCCGCTGGACGCCGCCGGGGAGTACCTGCTGACGGGCCACAAGTGGTTCTGCTCGGCGCCCATGTCGGACGGCTTCCTGGTGCTGGCGCAGGCGCCGGGCGGCCTCACCTGCTTCCTGGTGCCGAGGGTCCTGGACGACGGCACCCGCAACGTCTTCCGCATCCAGCGCCTCAAGGACAAGCTCGGCAACCGCTCGAACGCCTCCGCCGAGGTGGAGTTCGACGGAACGTGGGCGCGCCGGGTCGGCGAGGAGGGGCGCGGGGTGCCCACCATCATCGAGATGGTCGCCGCGACCCGCCTGGACTGCGTGCTCGGCTCGGCCGCGCTGATGCGGCAGGCGGTCGCGCAGGCCGTGCACCACACCACGTACCGCGGCGCGTTCGGCGGGGTGCTCGCCGACAAGCCGCTGATGCGCAACGTCCTGGCCGACCTCGCCCTGGAGTCGGAGGCGGCGACGGTCCTCGGGATGCGGCTGGCGGCGGCGTACGACGCGGTGGAGTCGGGCGGCCGGGCCGCTGGCGGGGGCGCCGCGGAGTCCGAGCGGGCCCTGCTGCGGCTCGCCGTGCCGGCCGCGAAGTACTGGGTGACCAAGCGGTGCACCCCGATGGTCGCCGAGGCGCTGGAGTGCCTGGGCGGCAACGGCTACGTGGAGGAGTCGGGCATGCCCCGGCTGCTGCGGGAGTCGCCGCTCAACTCCATCTGGGAGGGCTCCGGGAACGTGCAGGCGCTGGACGTGCTGCGGGCGCTGCGGCGGGAGCCGGGCGCGCTCGACGCGTACCTGCGGGAGGTGGGGCTCGCGCGCGGCGCGGACCACCGGCTGGACGCGGCCGTCAAGGGGCTGCTGACGGAACTGGCCGACCTGGACGGCATCGAGGCGCGGGCGCGGCGCCTGGTGGAGCGGATGGCGCTGGTGCTCCAGGGGTCGCTGCTGGTGCGGTGGGCGCCGCCGGAGGTCGCCGACGCCTTCTGCGCGTCCCGGCTGGGGGGCGACGGGGGCGCGGCGTTCGGGACGCTGCCGCACACGCTGGACCTGCGCGCGATCGTGGACCGCGCCCGGCCGGGCGAGGCGCCGGGGGCGTAG
- a CDS encoding aminotransferase class V-fold PLP-dependent enzyme: MRTTSVTGTAPAAGLRAWQEPLREQFPIVTGHPDLAYLDSAATAQKPRAVLDAVHAYLTGCNANAGRGTYTWANRTTALIEETRERVKAFLGDPEPDRSAVWFTGGTTEGLRTVARDWLVRELADGDEIAVPFADHEANHLPWLEARDLLAERGVRITVHPLPYQRDSRDYDMEALAALAASAGERLRFVAVTHVHHVYGADMNVHRVRQAVGPDAVLCLDAAQSVGHLPVDLGALDVDFLVFSGHKAMALPGTGVVWARGRRGGPFRPGGWHGTPNTAGIVSLRAALDWLDAAGPDRIEEWTVGLGVRLTDGLSRLGAYEVLGCPLSLEAGSPVQRRQGLVTFRHRAVGANDLGFVLAAHGLLVRADGLCQARAGESDASVRVSVHVYNTPEEIDRLLGVLSDLAGDRPGGRR; the protein is encoded by the coding sequence ATGCGTACCACCTCCGTGACGGGCACCGCGCCGGCCGCCGGGCTGCGCGCGTGGCAGGAGCCGCTGCGCGAGCAGTTCCCCATCGTGACCGGCCACCCCGACCTGGCCTATCTGGACAGCGCGGCCACCGCGCAGAAGCCACGGGCGGTGCTGGACGCCGTGCACGCCTATCTGACGGGGTGCAACGCCAACGCCGGGCGCGGCACCTACACCTGGGCGAACCGGACGACGGCGCTGATCGAGGAGACCCGCGAGCGGGTCAAGGCCTTCCTGGGCGACCCGGAGCCGGACCGCTCCGCCGTGTGGTTCACCGGCGGGACGACGGAGGGCCTGCGGACCGTCGCGCGGGACTGGCTGGTGCGGGAGCTGGCCGACGGCGACGAGATCGCGGTGCCGTTCGCCGACCACGAGGCCAACCACCTGCCGTGGCTGGAGGCGCGGGACCTGCTGGCCGAGCGGGGCGTGCGGATCACCGTGCACCCCCTGCCGTACCAGCGGGACTCGCGCGACTACGACATGGAGGCGCTGGCGGCGCTGGCCGCGTCCGCCGGGGAGCGGCTGCGGTTCGTGGCGGTGACCCACGTCCACCACGTGTACGGGGCCGACATGAACGTGCACCGGGTGCGGCAGGCCGTCGGGCCGGACGCGGTGCTGTGCCTGGACGCCGCGCAGAGCGTGGGCCACCTGCCGGTGGACCTCGGGGCGCTGGACGTCGACTTCCTGGTGTTCTCCGGGCACAAGGCGATGGCGCTGCCGGGGACCGGCGTGGTGTGGGCGCGCGGGCGGCGGGGCGGCCCCTTCCGGCCGGGCGGCTGGCACGGCACGCCCAACACGGCCGGGATCGTCAGCCTGCGGGCCGCGCTGGACTGGCTCGACGCGGCGGGCCCGGACCGCATCGAGGAGTGGACGGTCGGGCTCGGCGTACGCCTGACGGACGGGCTGAGCCGGCTCGGCGCGTACGAGGTGCTGGGCTGCCCGCTCAGCCTGGAGGCCGGCTCGCCGGTGCAGCGCCGACAGGGCCTGGTGACGTTCCGGCACCGCGCGGTCGGCGCCAACGACCTGGGGTTCGTGTTGGCCGCGCACGGGCTGCTGGTGCGGGCCGACGGCCTGTGCCAGGCCCGCGCGGGCGAGAGCGACGCCTCGGTACGCGTGAGCGTGCACGTCTACAACACGCCCGAGGAGATCGACCGGCTCCTCGGTGTGCTGTCCGACCTGGCCGGTGACCGGCCCGGCGGGCGGCGATAG
- a CDS encoding helix-turn-helix domain-containing protein yields MSPRYRERPSRLDGAVVWTVDGARSGAEPGPVLPDGCMDLLWSAGRLLVAGPDTRAHAPGDPAAAWAGVRFAPGGAPALLGVPAHELRDRRVDLADLWPAARVRRLAGRIAAAGAPPAALEEAALCLAARAGRPDPLARAVAARLDAGWSVAATADAVGLGVRQLHRRSLDAFGYGPKTLARILRLRRALALVRAGTPFASAAALAGYTDQAHLARDSRALTGRTLTAHVTAHAPARASGGTTAPAPARGPAHARGPAPARPPS; encoded by the coding sequence CTGAGCCCCCGCTACCGGGAGCGGCCCTCCCGGCTGGACGGGGCCGTCGTCTGGACGGTGGACGGGGCCCGCTCCGGTGCCGAGCCCGGACCGGTCCTCCCCGACGGCTGCATGGACCTGCTGTGGAGCGCGGGGCGGCTCCTCGTCGCGGGGCCCGACACACGCGCGCACGCCCCCGGAGACCCGGCGGCGGCGTGGGCGGGCGTCCGGTTCGCGCCCGGCGGCGCGCCCGCCCTGCTCGGCGTACCGGCGCACGAACTGCGCGACCGCCGCGTGGACCTGGCCGACCTGTGGCCCGCCGCCCGCGTGCGCCGCCTGGCCGGCCGGATCGCCGCGGCCGGGGCGCCCCCGGCGGCGCTGGAGGAGGCGGCCCTGTGCCTCGCGGCGCGGGCGGGCCGGCCCGACCCGTTGGCGCGCGCCGTCGCCGCCCGGCTGGACGCCGGGTGGAGCGTCGCCGCCACGGCCGACGCGGTGGGGCTGGGCGTCCGGCAGCTGCACCGGCGCTCCCTGGACGCCTTCGGCTACGGGCCGAAGACGCTCGCCCGCATCCTCCGCCTCCGGCGCGCCCTGGCCCTGGTACGGGCCGGGACCCCGTTCGCGTCGGCCGCCGCCCTGGCGGGCTACACCGACCAGGCGCACCTGGCGCGCGACAGCCGCGCCCTGACGGGCCGTACCCTCACGGCCCACGTCACGGCCCACGCGCCCGCCCGCGCGTCCGGGGGCACCACCGCCCCGGCGCCGGCCCGCGGGCCGGCCCACGCCCGCGGACCCGCGCCGGCCCGTCCGCCGTCCTAG
- a CDS encoding cation:proton antiporter produces MHDTTGLLIELGAVILVLGLVGRVAERVGLSPIPLYLLAGLAVGEGGLVPLHASADFVAVGAEIGVILLLLLLGLEYSAGELVGSLRTQYPAGVVDLVLNALPGAAAALLLGWGPVAAFALAGITWVSSSGVVAKILTDLGRLGNRETPVVLGLLVMEDLSMALYLPLLTVLLAGVGLAGGSVTLLLSLGTVSVVLYLALRHGRHISRAVSSDNPEMLLLMVLGVTVLVAGVAQRLQVSAAVGAFLVGIALSGEVAEGARRTLAPLRDLFAAVFFLFFGLSTVPADIPPVLLPALLLAAVTALTKLATGWYAAGRAGVGRRGRLRAGGALVARGEFSVVVAGLAAGAEPRIGPLTTAYVLILVMAGPFTARWTQPAVDGVRDLVVRAGRRRTQAPPGRGDRERGPESAGARPAG; encoded by the coding sequence GTGCACGACACCACGGGGCTCCTCATCGAACTCGGGGCCGTCATCCTCGTGCTCGGACTCGTCGGCCGCGTCGCCGAACGGGTCGGGCTCTCCCCGATCCCGCTCTACCTCCTCGCGGGCCTGGCCGTCGGCGAGGGCGGACTCGTCCCGCTCCACGCGAGCGCCGACTTCGTGGCGGTGGGCGCCGAGATCGGCGTGATCCTGCTGCTGCTCCTGCTCGGCCTGGAGTACAGCGCCGGCGAACTCGTCGGCAGCCTGCGCACCCAGTACCCCGCGGGCGTCGTCGACCTCGTCCTCAACGCCCTGCCCGGCGCCGCCGCCGCCCTCCTGCTCGGCTGGGGGCCGGTCGCCGCGTTCGCCCTCGCGGGGATCACCTGGGTGTCGTCGTCCGGCGTCGTCGCCAAGATTCTCACCGACCTCGGGCGGCTCGGCAACCGGGAGACCCCCGTCGTCCTGGGCCTCCTCGTCATGGAGGACCTGTCGATGGCCCTCTACCTGCCCCTGCTCACCGTCCTGCTCGCCGGGGTGGGCCTCGCGGGCGGCAGCGTGACCCTGCTGCTCTCCCTCGGCACGGTCTCCGTCGTGCTCTACCTGGCGCTTCGCCACGGGCGCCACATCAGCCGCGCCGTCTCCTCCGACAACCCGGAGATGCTGCTCCTCATGGTCCTCGGCGTGACCGTCCTGGTCGCCGGGGTCGCCCAGCGGCTCCAGGTGTCCGCCGCCGTCGGCGCGTTCCTCGTCGGCATCGCCCTGTCCGGGGAGGTGGCGGAGGGCGCCCGCCGCACCCTCGCGCCGCTGCGCGACCTGTTCGCGGCGGTGTTCTTCCTGTTCTTCGGCCTGTCCACCGTGCCCGCGGACATCCCGCCCGTGCTGCTGCCGGCGCTGCTCCTCGCCGCCGTCACCGCGCTCACCAAGCTGGCCACCGGCTGGTACGCGGCCGGGCGCGCCGGGGTGGGGCGGCGCGGCCGGCTGCGGGCGGGCGGGGCGCTCGTGGCGCGCGGCGAGTTCTCGGTGGTCGTCGCGGGGCTGGCGGCCGGGGCCGAGCCGAGGATCGGCCCGCTGACCACCGCGTACGTGCTGATCCTCGTCATGGCCGGCCCGTTCACCGCCCGCTGGACGCAGCCGGCCGTGGACGGGGTCCGCGACCTGGTGGTGCGGGCCGGGCGGCGCCGCACGCAGGCCCCGCCCGGCCGGGGCGACCGGGAGAGGGGCCCCGAGAGCGCCGGGGCGCGCCCGGCGGGCTGA
- a CDS encoding VOC family protein, with protein MTPRFDAIGLVVSDGLDVPPEADSAPHAEAVLPGGLRMMWDTEEAVRAYTDLDDAPAGDRTALAFRCAAPAEVDALYGDLVAAGYRGHRAPWDAPWGQRYAVVLDPDGRGVDLFADA; from the coding sequence GTGACACCCCGTTTCGACGCGATCGGCCTGGTCGTCTCCGACGGCCTGGACGTCCCGCCCGAGGCCGACTCGGCGCCGCACGCGGAGGCCGTACTGCCCGGCGGCCTGCGGATGATGTGGGACACCGAGGAGGCGGTGCGCGCCTACACCGACCTGGACGACGCCCCCGCCGGCGACCGGACGGCGCTCGCCTTCCGCTGCGCCGCCCCGGCGGAGGTCGACGCCCTGTACGGGGACCTGGTGGCGGCCGGGTACCGGGGCCACCGGGCGCCGTGGGACGCCCCGTGGGGCCAGCGCTACGCGGTGGTCCTCGACCCGGACGGTCGCGGGGTGGACCTCTTCGCCGACGCCTAG
- a CDS encoding alanine racemase: MSEPLYLAPRLEPRLASLLDSPAFLHPLVTALGSPLNLVLPDQIADNVRAFRAVYARHRLGGRVLYAHKANRSSALLRRLAATGPAAAVGVDVASLGELQHALGAGLTPDRIVATGPKDPDYLWLAARTGVTVAVDSPAELTSLARLVERFGLPRVPVLPRLSDFAAPGTRVLTRRSRFGTPAADAGPLLDLVEKHGDSVDLTGVSYHLDTMGLAEKAAALDGCLRVLDEARRRGLRPRCVDVGGGFGVDYLADGAQWERYTTELTRALLGRRPPLTWEGHGYGLRGENGTLRGTLSVYPAHRPVAGPRYLDELLAQTAPSLGRPLATLLLENLYDLHTEPGRALTDQCGLTLARVLEVRVTAAGERLVRLAANARDIGLEDHGLLLDPVLVPAAPRPEGNGGPPAGSGVAAGSGDAAGSGAGAGVGVYLLGNLCLESDLITRRLVHLAHEPRPGDLLAFANTAGYFMDFTADHALHQPIARKVAVHREGDTGPWSWCLDEQYWPHLTAGDDA; this comes from the coding sequence ATGAGCGAACCGCTGTATCTCGCACCACGCCTGGAGCCGCGGCTTGCGTCGCTGCTGGACTCACCCGCCTTCCTCCACCCCCTCGTCACCGCCCTGGGCTCGCCGCTCAACCTCGTGCTGCCGGACCAGATCGCCGACAACGTGCGCGCCTTCCGCGCCGTGTACGCCCGGCACCGGCTCGGCGGCCGGGTCCTCTACGCCCACAAGGCGAACCGCTCCAGCGCGCTGCTGCGCCGGCTCGCCGCGACCGGCCCGGCCGCCGCCGTCGGCGTGGACGTGGCGTCGCTCGGCGAGCTCCAGCACGCGCTCGGCGCCGGCCTGACCCCGGACCGGATCGTCGCGACCGGCCCCAAGGACCCCGACTACCTGTGGCTCGCCGCCCGTACCGGGGTCACCGTCGCCGTGGACTCACCCGCCGAACTGACCTCGCTGGCCCGGCTGGTGGAGCGGTTCGGGCTGCCGCGCGTGCCCGTCCTGCCGAGGCTCTCCGACTTCGCCGCGCCCGGCACCCGCGTCCTCACCCGGCGCAGCCGCTTCGGCACCCCGGCCGCCGACGCCGGGCCGCTGCTCGACCTGGTGGAGAAGCACGGCGACAGCGTCGACCTCACCGGCGTGTCCTACCACCTGGACACCATGGGGCTCGCCGAGAAGGCCGCCGCCCTCGACGGCTGCCTGCGCGTCCTGGACGAGGCGCGGCGGCGCGGCCTGCGGCCCCGGTGCGTCGACGTCGGCGGCGGGTTCGGCGTCGACTACCTGGCCGACGGCGCCCAGTGGGAGCGGTACACCACGGAGCTGACCCGCGCCCTGCTGGGCCGCCGCCCCCCGCTCACCTGGGAGGGCCACGGCTACGGTCTGCGCGGCGAGAACGGCACCCTGCGCGGCACGTTGAGCGTCTACCCGGCCCACCGCCCCGTCGCCGGGCCCCGCTACCTGGACGAACTGCTCGCCCAGACCGCCCCGTCGCTGGGCCGCCCGCTGGCCACGCTGCTCCTGGAGAACCTGTACGACCTGCACACCGAGCCCGGCCGCGCCCTCACCGACCAGTGCGGCCTCACCCTGGCGAGGGTGCTGGAGGTCCGCGTCACGGCGGCCGGGGAGCGGCTGGTGCGGCTCGCGGCGAACGCACGCGACATCGGCCTGGAGGACCACGGGCTGCTCCTCGACCCCGTGCTGGTCCCGGCGGCCCCGCGGCCGGAGGGGAACGGCGGCCCGCCGGCCGGGTCCGGGGTCGCGGCCGGGTCCGGGGACGCAGCCGGGTCCGGGGCCGGGGCGGGGGTCGGGGTGTACCTCCTGGGCAACCTGTGCCTGGAGTCCGACCTGATCACCCGCCGCCTGGTGCACCTGGCGCACGAGCCGCGCCCCGGCGACCTGCTGGCCTTCGCCAACACCGCCGGGTACTTCATGGACTTCACCGCCGACCACGCCCTGCACCAGCCCATCGCCCGCAAGGTCGCCGTCCACCGGGAGGGCGACACCGGGCCGTGGAGCTGGTGCCTCGACGAACAGTACTGGCCGCACCTGACCGCGGGGGACGACGCATGA